In Erigeron canadensis isolate Cc75 chromosome 1, C_canadensis_v1, whole genome shotgun sequence, a single window of DNA contains:
- the LOC122585071 gene encoding uncharacterized protein LOC122585071, giving the protein MEKYFGNAYRGDPGVPHSGPEKFLSIWAGSIAFSAITWSHPYIWHLSNRYNWHDHAMLFEQYHWKKALKKKQPYKFSWNENWSRAARDSYYYNWPVYFP; this is encoded by the exons ATGGAGAAGTATTTTGGGAACGCATACAGGGGAGACCCGGGTGTTCCCCATTCGGGTCCTGAGAAATTCCTCAGTATTTGGGCCGGGTCAATCGCCTTCTCAGCCATCACTTGGTCCCATCCTTATATCTGGCACCTCTCCAATCGTTACAA TTGGCATGATCATGCGATGCTGTTTGAGCAATACCATTGGAAGAAAGCACTCAAAAAGAAACAACCCTACAAATTCTCG TGGAATGAGAACTGGAGCAGAGCGGCACGCGATTCATACTACTACAACTGGCCTGTTTACTTTCCTTAA
- the LOC122610239 gene encoding thylakoid lumenal 15.0 kDa protein 2, chloroplastic has product MVVLQLLSPSICQHTSKNLTHVVAISRSPVSSPQLFSIPKSSDFAPLISKLKSNSLNLALTGTVALALTFSGVGFAEAKVGVNKPELLPKEFTTVIDVAGFLSEGQEKRLAKEIDSIEKDTGFKLRVLAQNYPDTPGLAIKDFWQVDDRTIVFVADPTFGNILNFNVGETVDLDIPRSFWSRLAGKYGNMFYWKEKGEDASVEAAVMAISSCLREPVGVNNCAEVK; this is encoded by the exons ATGGTGGTTCTTCAACTTCTGTCTCCCTCTATCTGTCAACATACTTCAAAGAATCTGACCCACGTGGTAGCTATTTCAAGATCACCAGTATCTTCACCTCAGTTATTTTCAATTCCAAAATCATCAGATTTTGCCCCACTGATCTCTAAACTTAAATCCAACTCTCTGAATTTGGCACTTACTGGAACCGTGGCCCTTGCATTAACCTTTTCAG GAGTTGGATTTGCCGAGGCAAAAGTTGGGGTTAATAAACCAGAATTACTTCCCAAAGAATTCACCACAGTCATTGATGTTGCTGGCTTCCTCTCAGAAGGTCAG GAGAAACGACTTGCAAAGGAGATTGATTCTATTGAAAAAGATACTGGATTTAAGCTCCGAGTTCTAGCTCAGAACTATCCTGATACACCAG GCTTGGCAATTAAAGATTTCTGGCAGGTGGATGATAGAACTATCGTTTTTGTTGCTGACCCAACATTTG GGAATATCTTGAACTTTAATGTTGGTGAGACTGTGGACTTAGACATACCACGTAGCTTTTGGAGTCGCTTGGCGGGTAAATATGGAAATATGTTTTACTGGAAAGAAAAG GGAGAGGACGCATCTGTTGAAGCTGCAGTTATGGCAATATCTAGTTGCTTAAGAGAACCTGTGGGAGTCAACAATTGTGCAGAGGTAAAATAA